One stretch of Harmonia axyridis chromosome 1, icHarAxyr1.1, whole genome shotgun sequence DNA includes these proteins:
- the LOC123670754 gene encoding uncharacterized protein LOC123670754 produces the protein MEKYFKPPEPLNLDGNIAENWRKFQQKFENFMKACSLNEESEERKVAVLLNFVGDDALDLFNTFEPLTNQQRTLQNVLGQFKNHCEPKKNEIYERFLFNSIVQKEGQTFDAFLTELRTAVKSTGYSKGEEMVRDRLVFGVHDKSTQEKLLREPDLTLNKAIDICRAREGSKQQLKVLQNENSTVSAVKTTLQECGYCGYRHEKNKCPAFKKTCAKCKGKNHFARVCKSEVKEMPKKSKKKVHEVVQETSSSNGSEDEFFISSVKKKEGSSRKLGKERSWMKAVTINDKMIEFKLDTGAEVSIIPHNMLKLIDVEKISKTNISLISYGSSKFKLETIGEIELTCKVGNMSSKVMFVVVNAENQVPLLGLQDCIKLNLVKRVDQIRCDESIEYKPMESVDDMVKQFPRVFEGLGKFPTKHHISLKENAIPKIIPIRRIPRTLNNRLKEKLDELEIKGIVKKVDKPTDWLNALVTVEKVNGDMRLCLDPKYLNEAIRKEHFLIPSVDEISSKLSRKKFFRPAIHVQLKLSVSTEQLKLSVSTVN, from the coding sequence atggaaaaatatttcaaaccgCCAGAACCCCTAAATCTAGATGGGAATATAGCGGAAAACTGGCGTAAGTTTCAGCAGAAGTTTGAAAACTTCATGAAAGCATGTAGTCTAAACGAAGAAAGTGAAGAAAGAAAAGTAGCAGTTCTGTTGAATTTTGTTGGCGATGATGCCCTCGATCTTTTCAACACGTTTGAGCCTCTGACGAATCAACAAAGAACACTACAAAATGTGCTTGGACAGTTCAAAAACCACTGTGaaccaaagaaaaatgagatctATGAACGATTTCTCTTCAACAGCATTGTACAAAAGGAAGGACAGACTTTCGATGCATTCCTAACGGAATTAAGAACAGCTGTAAAATCTACTGGATACAGTAAAGGAGAAGAGATGGTcagagacaggttagtttttgGTGTTCATGACAAAAGCACCcaggaaaaattattaagagAGCCAGATTTAACTCTTAACAAGGCAATTGATATATGCAGAGCACGGGAAGGAAGCAAACAACAACTGAAAGttctacaaaatgaaaattctacAGTCAGTGCTGTGAAAACTACCCTACAAGAATGCGGCTACTGTGGATACAGGCATGAGAAGAATAAGTGTCCAGCGTTTAAAAAAACGTGTGCTAAGTGTAAAGGAAAAAATCATTTCGCGCGAGTTTGCAAAAGTGAAGTGAAAGAAATGCcaaagaaaagtaaaaagaaGGTGCATGAGGTAGTGCAAGAAACCTCTAGTTCAAATGGAAGTGAAGATGAATTCTTTATTAGTTCGGTGAAGAAGAAAGAAGGTTCATCGAGGAAGCTAGGTAAAGAAAGAAGTTGGATGAAGGCAGTAACTATTAATGATAAGATGATAGAATTTAAGTTGGATACAGGTGCCGAAGTATCAATTATACCACATAATATGCTAAAGTTAATTGATGTTGAGAAAATAagtaaaactaatatttcattaatatcaTACGGAAGTTCTAAATTCAAATTAGAGACAATAGGTGAAATTGAACTTACCTGTAAAGTAGGGAATATGAGTAGCAAAGTCATGTTTGTAGTTGTGAATGCGGAAAATCAAGTACCTCTTCTAGGTCTGCAGGATTGTATTAAGTTAAATTTAGTGAAGCGAGTAGATCAAATTAGATGTGATGAATCAATAGAGTACAAACCTATGGAAAGTGTTGATGACATGGTTAAACAATTTCCGAGAGTTTTTGAAGGCCTTGGTAAATTTCCGACCAAACATCACATTTCTCTCAAAGAAAATGCAATACCTAAAATAATACCTATAAGAAGAATTCCTAGAACGTTAAATAATCGCTTAAAAGAAAAACTTGACGAATTAGAGATAAAAGGTATAGTAAAGAAGGTAGATAAACCTACTGATTGGTTGAATGCTCTAGTCACAGTAGAAAAAGTTAACGGAGACATGCGGTTGTGTTTAGAtccgaaatatttgaatgaagcGATAAGAAAAGAACATTTTTTGATACCATCAGTAGATGAAATAAGTTCAAaattatcaaggaaaaaattcTTTAGGCCGGCCATCCACGTACAGTTGAAACTGTCAGTTTCGACTGAACAGTTAAAACTGTCAGTTTCAACTGTGAACTGA